The nucleotide window agccagccccttctttgtccgcgACTGCTGGGgatcaactgggctccttgggactatgcagcctgcccacggctgtacaggtggcagggcacgtaacccctgagccactcactgtgggggtgatctttagctggcccttgacacccaggagacatgagggagatttgaattcacagacgctggactctcagccagggtctcctccccactgtgctataccagctagagttaaccaggggaaaaaaaaagGAACCAATTGTGAAAAGTGGGCTAACCATGACATCTAGTGACTGACATCATAACTGCATCTGTTGCAACATAAAAAACCAGGATAAAAAACCTCCCTAAAACTAAACAAAGGAATAAGGAAaaaacagcaaggaataaaaaaggattaaaagtgcaatgaaataaataacaaaattatCACCAAATCAGGACACCAGCATGGCAATTTATAGATATTTCCTAAAATACTTTTGTGCAGATCCTTGCAACAGTATCCTATAAGTAACAAAAAAGCCAGTATCTGACAATAGATAACATATTTTTTTCATAGCAGAGTTACTTCTTTAAGTGTGGTCAGCAAGCCAGCAACAGTATTCTCTTATATTCCTCTCATATGGCCTGCTAgcctggcatctggagggccacacattttcCCAACCCTACTTTACAACAAGGAATGTTGGAAGCCAGGGATACCTAGATGGTATGTGGGCTGTCTCATTCTGCCTAACCTTATTGCTCCCATGATCTCTGggtattggccatggtggctgggagttggagtacaaaaAAATCCAGAGCACCATAGGTTCCCTTCCCTGCCTTAAATCAATGCCTGATCAGAGTGggttttaaaaaggaagaagaaagaatgACAGTCTGCTTTAGCACTGTactttatttcattattgtgatGATTCCTTGTCTggtaatttttgcattttatttgacatttcacatgacataaaaactagttctggaaatctggaATATAGTGGGAGATTACAGCTAATTGTTGTGATAAattattccagaaataatccattggCAAACTttggaacccagaagattgcgggAATTTTGCGCTAGCTGTAGCTGCTCGTGAtaggcatcctggcatgcaatgcattcccaccctttaggcatgCACCAATttctttttgcctgatgaaaattgcacTGGCATTTCGGTGTAGGGGCGGGTAGCAACTTCTCATTCCTCCCTTTCCCACACACACTGCTGTATCCAGACACTAATTTGTGCATTGAATTATGGGAGAATTACAGTGCGCATGGGTGAGGGGACAAAAACAAGaaatataatgggtgagggacaaaaactaGATGTTCGTTGCAACAGCATGAAAGGCATTTGTGTGAAACGCtgttatatcagctgaaaaagccatggttcctcAACACAACAGGTAtagcaatgtgaaaggaattttaggaatcgggacagaagcactaccttttcaatccattaaactaacgcaataagccccGTGTCTGAAATCAGTTAATGTTTCCCAGTGGCACAGGATGGTCATTGggtgttttgttgtgttttttaatgGACGTTCATTGTTAGAAGATGGCTTCTCTTGACACAGAGATCTTTCTGGTATTTTGGGAATGAGAAAGCCATATTGTGACATCCTTGTGCACTTCCTGGGTggtcactgtggaaaacagggtcATTGACCTAgttgggtctttggtctgatccagcaggactctcatATTCTTATGTAGCAGACATACTTCTACCCCAAAGAATGTAACCTCCCTTGATTTGGACACCTAACCCTGCTCTCTCTTCTCCCCTGTGCTGAGGGAAGAATTCAGAAGTCCTACTAATCAGTCCAGTTGGGGAGGTTCATTTCAAAGAAATAATCCCCAGTCAATAGCAACAGACAACTTGCTAAGCGTTGTTGAGATGAGTCATCATCAAAGGGAGGGCGAAGTCCACATACCAAGGAGAGTAGGCTACAGTTCCAGGCACTTGACTCTACTCTTCAAGAGTTCCTCTACCTGCTAAGTGGGGCCTCTGTTGAGAGTCAGCCAGTCAAGTCAAGCAGAAAATGCTGAGTTGGCTTGGGATACAGGAGCTCACCATCCTTTCCCTTCTGATTGGTAAGAGAGCACCTCTACCTCTTTTCAGAACGTGAAACTGAGGGAATTGAAGCCAGGGACACACAAACTCATGCCATCTTGTCTGCTTTTACTTAGCAGGCTTCCTAAATTCTGAATTTTGAAAATTTTAGGCTGAAGATTTTATAATGTGAAATTTCATTCCATTCACTGATCTTACTGAATTATGTGGAGGTATAAGTGAGGTCAGGTCATAACGAACTAGTTTCTTATATGCTGGCAGCAGTTACCATACTACTTTCAAGGACGTGGAGACTGCTAATCATACTGTTCATGAAAGCTGTTCATACTGTTGATAAAGCATGGAAATTTGCCTTAGTGGCGAAGCTAGCACACTTTGTTAGATTCAGGGAAGGAAAACAACACAACAACTTTAGGTTAATATGGGTTAATTTTACTGAATACAGGAATAAAAATGAGTTGTTATCAAACACATGCTTATGGGTTGACAGTATTTTAATAGTAATGAAGAGAAAGGCCAGGCTAATAGTTACGGCTGTTATTAAAGAGAAAGTATTATAATAGGGTTATCAACTTGGGTAAAAGAGTATAGAATTACCATCATATTTTCACCCATGTGCTTTGATTGAATGTTTAGTTAAATCACAGATAAACTGTATTATGGTATGCACATGATGTTATCttaatgaaaacaaaaaggaagtaAAAGAGAGGTTTTCTCGACTGGCAGGAACATAGATTTGGAAAGTACTGGGGAAATTTGAGAGGGGTTGTATCACATTATCAGGTTTGTTGATTTTACTTGCTGCTGTACTAAGTATTTTCACTCTTCACATGCATCAATGTTATTTTTTTATCATGttgttcctccaaggaggtcaggATGGCATGTACGATTCTCCCCACTCATTCTGTCCCcagaacaatcctgtgaggtagcctAGGCTGAAAGATGACAACCAACCCAAGATCATTCAGAAACAGAGAACCCGCGTCCCTCCAGATGGGAGCTGGACTACAGCTTGCATCATtcatgtccattggccatgctggctggggctgatggtgtccaatgaggtctggagggccagaggttccccagtcATGCTCTAATCACTATAGCACATTAGCACCCAATAATACACTGACTCCCATATAAAACCAAGACATCCCTTCCCCACCAGACTTTAAAGTTGCCCCCTACAGTTGGTTACATGAGGACACTCTACTGCTCTATTGACACTGAATTGGGGCTAGTTTGAATATACTGCTAAGAATAAAATTGTGTGTGTAGGTCAGGGGTCACCAACGTGTACCCATAGAGGCCGTTCCTCACATCCACAGGGTCCCCtcttcctgctgaaattaggctacAAAGAAGCACTGTATTGTAGTCAATATGCGTTCCAGAGTGTGCTTAGCTCTTGGTTGCAGCTTGTGTGTGgggcccacaacagtttctcctgTTTGCAGATAAATATCTATGGACCCAAAAATGTTAACAATGCCTGACGTAGGCTGGCACTTGGAAATGCTTTGGGACAAGAGGATCAAAGTCTGTTTTCCTCTCTTTTCCTGACTTTGAACTCCTGAGCAATTTGAGGAACAGAGGACAATTGGATAGTTGTTAGGGGAATGTCAGGGCGTGCCTGCAGCAACTGATTTGTGCCTGATATTTTCCAGTAAATCTAGGAAGCAGTTGGTGCTTCCTTGATATTTAATACAAAAGTTAGTAACTTTAGAAACACCCGGTCAGCCTGTTCTTCTACCTCTTCCAATTGTAGTAAAGGCTGTAGATGGACCAGGAAGTTTAAGTCTTTTGACCCCCTTCCAAGTTGGCGTGGGATTCATGTGTAAATGTTACACTGTAAGGAAGGTGTAAggagcctttggtcctccagatgttgctgaactatagctcctatcatccctggccattcaccatgcttgctggggccgatgggagttatagctcagcaacatctggagagccaaagattccccatactTGCCCCAAGGCCTAGCCATGGTGAAACGTGGGGATAATAAGGTTGGATGAAATGTATGCTGTACCCGGTCCTCCTTGGGGGTTGTAgacatgtgataaataaatataatgttctCTTCTGTCTGCTATAAAAGGAGGGTGAGCAATATATAAAGTGATCCTGAACCTTTACTACTTGTTTACTCacagaaacaggaaaaaaattgtTCCTGCCCATCTTCCACCTCCTGCAAACTCCTTGAAGCTGCAGTGGGGAAGCCCTTGAGATTCTGTTGGATACCAGCTCCCATTGACTCCAGCCAAGGTGGTCGATGGGCAGGGATTATATCAATTGGTGTCCAGGAACATCTtgagggacacaggttccacCCCTTTGCCTCAAAGACACAGAAGGAGGTGCAGGCAGAAGGAGACCAGTGATGGGGAGGTTCGGGTGCCTTTATTGGGTGGGGAGACTGGTAAGTGGCAGAGCATATCTTCAAGGCCGTGGGTCCAAAACTAGAGATGGCAATTTCCACTTAAAGATTGGGTGGCCCCTTATATAAcatcaaaaaagaggaaatgtattGTCGAAAAAGTGAGGGTACAGATTTGTAAAACATAATTGCATAGGGTAATTTATGTGCATTAACACAAATGTATAAATAATTACTTTCATTTAAGTAGAAATACAATGTGTCACACCATAGCAGGGataactgtgaccaggtgacctgtgcgcctgcttagtctgctgtccaggtgctaagcgCTGACAGGCAACTCCAAGGCCTCTGCtcacccttcttatggttcttcatCTTGACTTTGGCCAGATAGCCAGACCAGACCCTGAGACCCCAGAAAGATGctattactcagagtagacagtgGTGATCTAGATGTTCAAATGGCCCAATTCAACATAAGTCAGCTAAATATGTTGACATCATTTACAAGTGGTCATCCTCACGTTACAACCAATTGTGCCGAATGTGATGGAAAGTTGTGGCTTCTGACATTTTTTTGCTCTCCCTGTCTTTGCAGGCATTAGAGAGGCCCAGCCACCACCAGGTGAATAACAACTTCTGCCATGGGGTTTGGTTTTGGGGATCCCCTTTCCAACGTGCTCACCTGCCCATCTTGCTCTCCCCCGCAGCCTGTGGCCGGATGGTCTCCTCTGCCCGAATCGTGGGTGGTGCAGAGGCTGAGGTGGGTGCATGGCCGTGGCAGGCCAGCCTGCAGATTTTTGACTCACACCAATGTGGGGGCACCCTCATCTCCTCACGCTGGGTGCTCACAGCTGCACATTGCTTTAGCAGGTGAGAAGGGAACCAAGGAGTCCTGGCTCTCATCCTTTGGAAATTGAATTATGAGAGTATACTCCTTTTACAGAGAATCCAGGCCTCTGAGCAGCTGGAACTTGGATTCCCTCACCAAGATGGTTGTCATCTGCCATTCCCATATATCACACAGGAGTAGGAAACCTCAggccaggggctgaatgtggccttccatgcctctctgtctggccctaggaactctcctcaggccaatGCTCCTccttaggccacaccccttactgacTCTGTTTTGCACCCTCAAGTACTTttgtctggctgaaatgtgtccttgagctgtgataaATGCTTTCTTGCCTGCCTGGGTGGATCatggaaaggtgtgtgtgtaggtgtagaaacctttgactttGGTGTGCATCCTACTGTACAAAAGAGAGTGTAGCCTACTCATTCAAGAGGAAAAGtcccatccattgctctgcccactggtgCCTCTGGTTCTGCCCCCCACAGGCAGGGccaacttatccattaggcacagtaggcataGTGTCTGgggcccacaatacttttagggggccatgaaaatgttttaatttttttctcacatcagaaaaaaatgaaacttttagggcccacaaagatctattaaattttgcctaaaacagaaaaaaaatgttgaagtatttaaagttatatcaaaaatgatttttaatattgatattattatagaggaaggggcccacgaaggcaaaagtgcctagggcccacgaaagtTATAATGCGGCCCTGACCACAGGGATGTGGTCCTCAGGGTGAAAAAATATTCCCTATGCCTGACATATACCATTAGGTCCCACATCCCTCCAAGAGGAATTGGGATTCCTCCTACTAATGTAGAGACTCATTCTTTTCCCAGGAGTTCAGGCTGCCAGGCCTAATATTTCCACAAACCATCAGCCAAACTTAGTGAGTCTTCCTCAATCAGGTTTTGGGCTTTTTACCCGCTAGACCACTCTCTAGCCCTTGGGTCCACTTTTGTATTCTAAATATCACAGAGGTCCACCAGTCACAAGATAGCAATGCAAGGTAACTAAAGTAACAAAATGGAGACTTGACATAATTGAAGGTTAATTACTGGCATCAATTTCTGTTTATATATaatccctctgctgcagtgattTCTTTGtgtcagggagttccatagttcagCTTTCCTCAAGGTAAGTACAGAAAATTGGTTCAGAAGATACTGTGCACAGTACCTTCACATTTTAGACAGAATTTGGTGATCCAGAGACTCTAAGTGGAAAAAAgcttttaggggtttttttttactctgTTTCCTTTCTCACATGcttctcaaagtatttttactcaTCTGCTGTAATTTTTTCTCCAACCCACACTGTcaatttccttttttccttttcctgatccatttttattttcattttcctcCTATAACATCCCTCTCTCATTCCTGtccatattattatttattgttgttgttgtcctttTATCTCTTTTCCTACTATCTTAGAACACCCTCCCTTTCTGGCCTTTGCTCTAGAGGAGGGAGCAGAGGCTTCCTGGCTCTGCAGGAGAGAGGGACAGAAGGAAGAACTCCGGgacttctccttttccttcccctcAGTCCAACTGCCTGTCCCTTTGCATCCCTTTTTCCTGTTCTTGCTTTTCTTTCCCTCACGCTGATGCCAGCCACATCAGCCatttcctctttcttttcttcccattctttcttttcttcccctcCAATTTGACATCCTACACTTCACTCTCCGGTCAGTTCAGATTGCTGAtagtgccttctcagtggcagctccccatctgtggaatgtcgCTCccatgaggtgcatctgtctccctcattattaatgttcaggagacatttaaaaacatccttgtttgatggctgaaagatgctGTTCCTGACAACCTTGacattattagctgtgagggtatgtgactgttttaaaatatgtttaatttttttttcatatgtgcttaattgtttttaaatgttttagatggtttattattttgttcattttacttagaccatttatataccatttaactACAGATGTCTCTAAGCTGTGTACAAGgaatacaatacaattaaaattataaaaactgaattcagttaaaatgcctgctggaatataTAAAAAAAGTCTTCTTTATTGTTAActatattgttttattactttgctgtttgctaccctgggctcctttgagaagacctgtgggacagaaatttaaccacaaaataaaataaacaaaataaaataattcccATATGTGCCTATGTACTGTGCAAGTAGGGAACTGTTACAGGCATCTATCCAAACACAGGCTATGTAATGACCAGGGGCCCATTGGTTCACAGTTTGAGAAATGCTGCACTAGACCTTGGCCTAGTCCCTCACATGGCTGAAGTTTGAAGTCAAAACTCTGAATGCATTGCTGTGCTCTCCCCTTGTGTCTTATTGGCCACTATCTTTTCTTCAGTATTTCAGATCCCTCCTTGTTTGTTGTCGTATTGGGAGCCCACAATGTCTCATACCCTGGACCTGAAGCCGTGTCCGTTCTGGTGAAGCATATCATCGTCCACTCCCACTTCTCAGGATACAGGGATGGCAATGATATTGCCCTTATGGAGCTGGACGCCCCTGTCAACTTCACTCGCAACATCCTGCCTGCCTGCATCCCAGGACCTTCCATCTCCTTCCTTCCAAGGTTGGGCTGTTGGGTCACAGGCTGGGGGAACATCCAGCCAGGAGGTGAGGGCGTTTGGATTGGCTACACATTTGATGAAACCCTGGTAATGCCCCTCTGCTGGGCCTTTCCTCTGTTGGTAGACTCTGAAGCAACACTATTTCAAGGAGAAATTGTGGGGAATTAAAACAGCAGCTAGACCCAGCTGCCTCGCGCTGCTCAAAGCAGCAGGTTGAAAAGCAAATTCTAAGGGTGCTCAGGGCAGGTATCAGTGGTAGGCTCTGCAAGGGTGTTGCAggccagtagcagcagcagcagcagcagatgccaCCTCCTGATACCAACTCTGTTGAGAATGAAAAAGCATGTCTATGGATTTTGCAGGGACCCAGCTACATATACTCCATCTGCCCTTATTTACCACTCGGATACCCAGTTTTCTATTACCTGCCCTTGGCAAATCACTGACTTTCATTTTGCCTTTTGGGGGAGTTTTGTgggtgctttaaataaataaatgttaggatAAATTAGCTTTCCTTTCTCTGTGTTAGTAAAATGACTGTTAGAAAGGAAGCTGTCACATTCAATTTGCAAACTTACTCAAAGCTGGAAATGCATATCTGGCTACTGCGGAGCGAAGAGGCAGCTAAGGTGACACATTTTTCAACCAAGCCTGACAGCTGTTAACTTTACTGGAGGGGTGTGAGTGATGGATAACTGTCTCCATGCCATGAAAAGGAGCTCCATCTGCCCGTTGCTGCAACAGATTAAGCACAGCAGCAAGGATGAGCTAAAAAGATGGCAACCACACTAGTACAGTGGGCAGATTCTTGAGCagggccaagacattttgctgcctcagtTGGAACAGcaaatggcacacacacacatacatcaagTGATTTTTTAATTATAAATCAAGGTGTGTAGAACCCTGGGCCAGCCAAATTATTCTGGCACCTGAGGCTGAAAATCCCAGTAACACTTCTCTTTCTCCccagatttaaaaatacagtaataacaataaattaaatGACTTTCATGACAtctaaaatcagctgcctgaggtagaTCCTTAGGGACAGCTACAGGTGGATCATCCTGATCCAAGTTCTGTCACATTTCTTTATTCAAAATCTCCCTACCTTTTTATTTACACATTGCCTTTAAATGGAAAGAATATGTCTGTTGGCAAAGCGGTGAAACTCCCCTCACAGTGGTACATTTGCATGCCTCTCTAGACTCTGATTTCTcccaaaaattaaaaaacaaaacacagagagaaaatatcaggatctgtcagttttgttctctccctttcccatttttccaatcttaaattcagttcttcacatttctgcagagatttgtaattttttatttaaaatatcctcatgaaaatccttcatcattttagtgtggatttctgcTAATAAGCACatgtttgtatacagttttgactaatgttcacacttttgcaagcaatttctcctaacagaatgcatttgtgTAGTTTTCAATAATATAgaatttttatgcaccctttcccctaatatatgcaatttttgtaaacactgtttggttggagagatgcatcgcaaaatttggataagtgcgaattttgaagaatggttgtgtttcacttcacatattgtttcagaaagtacgaaTTGGACAgactcagctttaaatatgaactgaatcaaattcaacCCTAGATTGATAGTTCTTTTATTATAATCTGATTGCAAGGTGTTGCAAATGTATACCTTGAGCAGATATTCTcagttttctgttttttaaaggaTGCCCTTGAAAGAGGCTGAACCAGTAATCTGTTTAAATTGTTGGTTCGCTTACTGTAATTGttttcagttctctctctctctctctctctctctctctctctctctccccctagaTCCCCCTAGTGTAGAGCTTGtaaccctccagatattactggactataactcccatcatttctgactgctggccatgctggctgggactgatgggagtttgagtccaacagcatttggagtgcCATGAGTTTCCCACTCTTGCCCTCCCTGAAGAGAAGCAGAATATTTTACAAATCAAAATGCAGACGTTTCCAGAAGAAGCCAGCAACAAGGAATCGGCACCATTGAATGAGGCTGGAGACAGGCTGAAAATCCTCCAAAATTCTGAAAGTTCAGGGTCAGCTACTTTCAGAACCCTGACTATGAGGCTGACTCAACTGTAGGGGCTGAGCAGTTTTCAGAACTCTTCTCCCCATCCTGAGACTCACAAATGGTGACACATTAAGGATATTCTGTTCTATCCTATTCTGTTCTATTTTTAGCAGTGGCTAAACATGTGATTGCCTGTTTGAAAAAAGTGCAAAGGAGGTTTCAGAGATGAGGCTTTGGTCAAAGCAAGCTCTGGACAAACCCACCTTATCACACCTTTCTGTCAGTTCCACTCCCTGATCCTGAACCCCTACAGGAAGTACTGCTTCCACTGATGGATACTGTTATCTGCGAGGCCCTTTACAGCGACTTTAAAGATGAAACACCTACAAGTACTGGGGTAATCAAAGATGACATGATGTGTGCAGGATACTTGGAAGGAAAGAGGGATGCTTGCCAGGTACAATGTATTCATTTATGACATTTttatcctaccttttctccaagtaGCTCAAGCCTCCCCCATTTTTCCTCACAACATATCTATAAAGTAGGCTATACTGaaagcaagggagggagggagactgcCACACACCGTTCACCTGGTGAACTTCATGACTGAACAGGATTAGAACCTAGATCTTCCTGGGTCTAGTCTGACACCAGTCTAATTACTACCAGCGGTGCAGTTAAGTAATTATTAGACTGGACTTAATTGTCTTATGCCTGTCTTCTTTCGATgataatgcaaattgaatcaattACTTCAAAAATGTGACAAGCCAGCCCTGTTGCATTTGGggcccctcctgctcattctggtgAGCAGGCGCCAGGTGCTATGATAGCACCACTGAAGCACTTACAACATGAAGGTTCTCATGGGGGTTTACAATACattcaaaatacaaaaaacatgGACAAGAGTTACTACAGAGAGCTAAATCTGTATATAGTCTCCTCTGCTCCATCCTCAGATGTTCCAGCTGCTTCTCTGCTTCTGGATATATGGGCCACAGTAGAACTCTGTATATAGAAAAGCATAAGATGTCTCACTGTCAGATAAATATGCCTTTGAATTCCAGCTGCTGTTGTGTGTAGGttctgcttacgggcttcccatgggcatttcgttggccaatgtgagaacagagtgctggactagatgggcctttgacttgagccagcaggtctcttcttaagaacataagaagagcacggTTTCTGTGCAAGATGCAATAGCCCATGGTGACAGAAGTGGGGTTGGGGAGACAATGGAAGTGTCCTCCCATATTCCTTATAAGTAAccttttattccttttttctttacAGGGGGACTCGGGAGGACCACTGATTTGCCCACATGATGGGGCTTGGCTTGTGGCTGGTGTGGTGAGCTGGGGGGATGTATGTGCTGCCCCAAACCGCCCTGGTGTCTATACACGGGTCAGTGCCCACAGCAGTTGGATCTTGAGACATGCCCCAGAAGTGGCTATCAGTTTCATCAATGGTGCTCCCAGCAGGGGTTGCTCCTGTTTCCTAGTGCTAATAGTGCTGTACTGCCTTGATTAACAGTAATGTGCCTAGTGTTGTGCATTGGTAGGATATATTATAAGGGTCTGCCTAGATTGTGATTGATTCTGCTGGGAATGATCTCTGGCAAAGATGAATGGGAAATCATTCTTGGTTATAGCTCCTAGGTTATGATGGATACTTTTGGCATTATATGAAGCTTTGTTTTGGAGAGAATATAAGATAGCTTTTCCCTGCTTTCAATGTGTAGATGTGTTCTATGAGAAAGGCTATTTCCTGGGGCACTTTCCATGATATGCTATAGCTGAATTCTACGATCTGTATAAATTAGTTAAATTAAGCAAGTGTGCGTAGATTAAATTAGTTAGCAAAGTTGATCCTGTTTCTGCGagttgcatggcatggagaaaaactATAAAGAGTTCTGAATCCCCCATCCCCGACTACTGGAAATTCTACTGCCTTCTGAGATTTCACCAGGCATTTTGCACACACTTTCAAAGTTCGCTTCAGAGCCATAAGGATGAGAAAGTTTCTTAAGTTGCCACATTCTAGAAGAAATGGAAAAAGACTGTGCATCCTGCACCTATTACCAAATGTCATGCTTTTCCTTTGCTTTCCCAGAATTGAGAATTGTACAGACTTCTGGGAGTTACTATGAAGTGTGCAGTTTGCATGCAAGCCTGCAGTTCTCACAAGCAACCCTCCCACCCTTTAGGATCTTTTGACCTTGAGACCTGAACACACTCTAGAATTTGGAAACCCAAGAATTAACGATGACATGAAAGCTA belongs to Rhineura floridana isolate rRhiFlo1 chromosome 11, rRhiFlo1.hap2, whole genome shotgun sequence and includes:
- the LOC133367559 gene encoding serine protease 27-like, with translation MVLGQEGAIPEALERPSHHQPVAGWSPLPESWVVQRLSISDPSLFVVVLGAHNVSYPGPEAVSVLVKHIIVHSHFSGYRDGNDIALMELDAPVNFTRNILPACIPGPSISFLPRLGCWVTGWGNIQPGVPLPDPEPLQEVLLPLMDTVICEALYSDFKDETPTSTGVIKDDMMCAGYLEGKRDACQGDSGGPLICPHDGAWLVAGVVSWGDVCAAPNRPGVYTRVSAHSSWILRHAPEVAISFINGAPSRGCSCFLVLIVLYCLD